The nucleotide window tcagtgaaacgtttcgtgttgccatggaaaccacacagactcgggcaataagatgcaggcggagtaatattttctgTGATGATGTTTATGTATTATATGTTGGAGGCAAGACGTGTATGGTGCAACCACATGTATTTCCTCTTTGAGGATAATAAAGtttaccttgaccttgaccttgaatTGTTCACAGCAGATTCCTCACATGTGCTGCTAAACCTTGTCATGCACACCTGCTTTAATCTAACTGATGAAATCCACTGATGGGTAATTAACACGTCACCAGGCTATTGGTATGTGAATTTTGTTGGTACAATCAGTAAATTAAGATATAAATAATATCCTGTTGTCATTGGgaaagctaaataaaaaaaaataaaataaaagttggCCATGTGGCTGGGTGGTGAATGGAACACTTTTAGGAGCTCCTAAACATCATTGCCCCCATTATCATTTAAGTCTGGAATTAGCATTATAGCATTATTATGGCTACTTTTATCGTGATGGCCCACTGGCAGCTACAGTCATAAAATACAAAGCTGTTCAACACTTTCAGTGGGCAAAGTAAGAAAACTATTTCAACTTAAGTTATGCATAAAAAGGTTTGGATGTTGCTCTAACTGAGACAGGCCCAGGGCAATTTTGACCCACAATATTTCAGaagttgcaaaacaaataaaatgtaatgtcTCTGTGTAAGTCCATTGTACAACTCAGTATCAATACTGACAACAACACCATCAGGAATTTTCATATCGAGCTGAtaccaatatttcattttaaagcctttaTAAGCCGATACCAATGATGTGCACACATCTTGCACATcttgaaacaaaaacagggaAGCTGACAGAGTAAAAGAGATGAGACCTGGACAGAAATAAGAGGTGGGTAAGAAGAATTCAGGGGTACAGGAGCAAGAAAAGAGGCAGCAAGAGATAAGACAGCAGACAAGAATTTTTCACTCCAAGCCTATAAAACCTTTATTTACATGGGTATTATGGGTGTCACTTGCCTGACCACTGTAAAGAAAATTGTCATGGTCAGCCTAatgaaaaaagcatttatttatttatttatttactaaaaATTGGAATTGGCATTTTAGATGACAAATCATataaaattattttgtattttgaaaaaataaacctggaaTTCATATCAAAATTCCAAAACAGCTTTTTTGACCCATGATCTCCTTTCTTTACTGTTGAGGGGAATGCTGGTCATCCCTCCCCTGTTTGCCCGATGTGTTGCTGCCCTTATTGCACCAACTGTTTCTTCAGTGTTGCAGCGATAAACCTCTTTCTTTTGTAAAGCTTCTTAATGGAATTTAACACTTCTTCTGTCTTCAAAGAGTATATAATAGGATTGAGCAAAGATGGTATGGTGTGTGTCAAGGTTGAATTTATCATCCTGGCATTAGGATGAATGCGATTGGACACTGAAGCTATATTGGTGCTCAACAttggcaaaaagaaaatgatcactagGATCAGATGAGAGCTACAGGTTTTCAGAGCTTTGATTCGTTCCGCTCCAGATGCAATCTTAATCAATGCTAGAGCAATCCGAGCATATgacattaaaatcaaaataaaaggaAGCATGAGGACAGTGATAAAATATGCATATGCCATTCTACTATTTAAAGATACGTCAGAACAGCTAAGTTTCAATGTTGGTGCATGGTCACAGAAGAAACTGTTAATCACCGAAGATCTACAAAAGGAAAGACGATCTATAAGGCTAATCCCAAATGCTACTAAACTCACCAGGAAACACCATATAAACATGAGTATAGCAGCAACAGCTGGTTTTGTCACAATTGCATGGTATCTCAGAGGAAAGCAAATTGCTACAAACCTATCATATGCCATTGTGAGGAGAGTCCATGACTGTATTGCTGTAAAGAACAAAACATAGAACATATAACTTAGGCAGGCCTCATAGATAATGTATCTGttatcaaacaaaaatgtgtcCAACAGCTTTGGGATGAGAGCAGTGCTCTCACACAAGTCTGTCAAAGCCAGGTTGAAGACAATCATGTATTTAGCGGTATGAAGAGTCTTGGCCAGGAAGATAACTGATATCAGGGAGGTATTACCAAGGACAgtcacaacataaacaaaacacagaaacacgtAGAAATACTTGGCATGAGACATGTTGGAAAATCCACTAAGATAGAATTTCTCAGGACGAACAAATGTGGCATTAAGCATGATCACAGTTTGGTGATCCATCAGAGCCTTCTTTTTCCTGCTTGAACACTAGAAGACAAGGAAAAATATTAGAAGTGCATGGATTAATTGCTGGTTAACATTTGCTGTAACCCAACTCACCTTCAGCAACACCAAGTGTTCACCGTGGGAAAGACAGTAAATGTTTGTACATGAGAAACCAGTCATTTATATTTCTCCACTCTGTATGTGGGACAGTAGAGATACATGT belongs to Myripristis murdjan chromosome 14, fMyrMur1.1, whole genome shotgun sequence and includes:
- the LOC115371644 gene encoding olfactory receptor 1-like — encoded protein: MDHQTVIMLNATFVRPEKFYLSGFSNMSHAKYFYVFLCFVYVVTVLGNTSLISVIFLAKTLHTAKYMIVFNLALTDLCESTALIPKLLDTFLFDNRYIIYEACLSYMFYVLFFTAIQSWTLLTMAYDRFVAICFPLRYHAIVTKPAVAAILMFIWCFLVSLVAFGISLIDRLSFCRSSVINSFFCDHAPTLKLSCSDVSLNSRMAYAYFITVLMLPFILILMSYARIALALIKIASGAERIKALKTCSSHLILVIIFFLPMLSTNIASVSNRIHPNARMINSTLTHTIPSLLNPIIYSLKTEEVLNSIKKLYKRKRFIAATLKKQLVQ